A genomic region of Choristoneura fumiferana chromosome 15, NRCan_CFum_1, whole genome shotgun sequence contains the following coding sequences:
- the LOC141435874 gene encoding galactose mutarotase-like, translated as MLFSICNLSSDLQVPDKLGEVADIVLGFDDVDSYIKRNIPYLGAAVGRSANRIGGASFNIDGVTYNLAKNIGKNHLHGGIVGFDKVNWTTTVDGNKVIFSYLSKDGEEGYPGDLLTNITYELTDDNHFHVDFMSTTTKKTVVNLTNHSYFNLAGHDSGAEELFNHVAAVFADKITETDSDSIPTGRFTPVGGTPFDLRTPKRLGDIISKNQMLFDNNFCVTTFDKQGLHYVSRVVHPPSGRYLEVYSDQPGVQLYTSYYLPAPTDPALIGKGGVGYRRHGAFCLETQNYPDAVHHDNFPSSILKPGGIYRHKVIYSFGAEHSDEPMVVPS; from the exons ATGCTTTTCAGCATCT GTAATCTCTCTTCCGACTTACAGGTCCCGGACAAACTTGGTGAAGTCGCCGACATAGTTCTCGGCTTTGACGACGTCGACAGCTACATCAAACGCAACATCCCTTATCTAGGAGCTGCGGTTGGTAGGAGCGCAAACAGAATTGGTGGTGCCAGCTTCAACATCGACGGAGTGACGTATAACTTAGCTAAGAACATTGGGAAGAATCACTTGCATGGAGGCATCGTCGGGTTTGATAAG GTCAACTGGACTACCACAGTCGACGGCAACAAAGTAATCTTCAGCTACCTCTCAAAAGACGGCGAGGAAGGTTATCCAGGAGACCTTTTAACCAACATTACCTATGAGCTGACAGACGACAACCATTTCCACGTAGACTTTATGTCAACGACCACCAAGAAGACTGTCGTTAATCTGACCAACCATTCCTACTTTAATCTGGCTGGTCATGATTCCGGTGCCGAGGAGTTGTTCAATCATGTGGCTGCCGTGTTTGCTGACAA GATCACAGAAACTGATAGCGACTCAATACCCACGGGTCGTTTCACTCCAGTAGGAGGCACCCCCTTTGACCTACGAACTCCCAAACGTTTAGGAGACATCATATCCAAGAATCAAATGCTATTTGACAACAACTTCTGCGTCACGACGTTTGACAAGCAG GGTCTGCACTACGTCTCCCGCGTCGTCCACCCCCCATCAGGCCGGTACCTGGAGGTATACAGCGACCAGCCAGGAGTCCAGCTTTACACCAGCTACTACCTCCCGGCTCCTACAGATCCAGCCCTAATAGGCAAAGGGGGGGTCGGCTATAGAAGACACGGAGCCTTCTGTCTGGAAACACAGAACTATCCAGACGCTGTCCATCATGACAACTTTCCTAGCTCGATCTTGAAACCTGGTGGTATCTATAGGCATAAGGTGATCTATAGCTTTGGAGCGGAACATTCTGATGAGCCCATGGTGGTGCCTTCGTAG